Proteins from a genomic interval of Phalacrocorax aristotelis chromosome 3, bGulAri2.1, whole genome shotgun sequence:
- the ID2 gene encoding DNA-binding protein inhibitor ID-2: MKAFSPVRSVRKSGLSEHNLGISRSKTPVDDPMSLLYNMNDCYSKLKELVPSIPQNKKVSKMEILQHVIDYILDLQIALDSHPSIVSLHHQRPGQNPSSRTPLTTLNTDISILSLQASEFPSELMSSDSKALCG; this comes from the exons ATGAAAGCCTTCAGCCCGGTGCGGTCCGTCAGGAAAAGCGGTCTCTCGGAGCACAACCTGGGCATCTCCCGGAGCAAAACCCCCGTGGATGACCCCATGAGCCTGCTATACAACATGAACGACTGCTACTCcaagctgaaggagctggtgcCCAGCATCCCGCAGAACAAGAAAGTCAGCAAGATGGAAATCCTGCAGCACGTTATCGACTACATCCTGGACCTGCAGATCGCCTTGGACTCGCACCCCAGCATCGTCAGCCTGCACCACCAGAGACCCGGCCAGAACCCCTCCTCCAGAACTCCTCTGACCACCCTAAACACAGACATCAGCATCCTCTCGCTACAG GCGTCCGAGTTCCCCTCAGAGCTCATGTCGAGCGACAGCAAAGCACTTTGTGGCTGA